In the genome of Primulina eburnea isolate SZY01 chromosome 13, ASM2296580v1, whole genome shotgun sequence, the window GGGCACTCATTGGGGGCATACATAAGTAGAATATAACAAATCTACCTGCTTTCTTTTCATAATTGACCTGCTGTTAAATGACCTGAGTCTCTCGGCACGTCGACGAGAATTGGATACTGAATCCTGTCTATCTTCAGAAGCTGAAAATTTGACCTTCAAATCAGATTTACTCCTCTCAAGACTATCCTGCATGGACTTCAATCTAGCTTCTTTCTCTGCTCTGTTGGAACTCCAATCTTCCCTTAGTTTTGCATCTCTTTTTTCAGTATACCTGTCGTAGAATTTCCCTCGAGAACTCTCTGAAACAGAAAGCTCAGAAAACTCTTTACTTAAAGCATCACCATAATTCTGATTATCAATACTTGTTGTGAGGGAGGCAGCATCAAGCTCGGCTGTGTTTTTGGAAATCATGTTAGGTTCTGTTGCCGGGTAATTGTCAGACACTTGGGAACCAATACTGACTACCGGTTTTGATCGGTATAAACTAGTTGTTGACTCATGCTGCATTTTAGTTGGCCAGCCTCTAGAGCCCGAGTGGGATTGATCACCAGGAATTCGTAGCTTATGCTCAGCAAAAAGCTTCTCAAGCTCATTTGCTTTCATCTTCAACTCATCATTAAGTTCCTGATTACCTTTTGACTGCCTTTTTCTTTCAGCTTGCTCTAGAGGTGGCGTTTTAAACGAATCAAAGCTTTCTTCAGTGTCTATCAAGAAGTTACCAGAGAAGGGCCCCACAATTCTGCCAGATCTGCTTTCATCTCTTTGAATTTCTGCCTTTTTACATGGGTCAGCTGCCAAGCCTTGTTTGTGGAACTTCGTTCTCCGAGGGCCTGAATTTTCAATACTTGGCACAGAACTACCGGTTACCTTCTTGGATGAATCTGATTCTTTCTTTTCAACTCCTACAATTTCTGCAACAGATTTTACATCTGGATGAGCAGATGAGGAATCCCCTCCGTTACCTTTAAAGCGAGCTGCAAAAGACTCTCGAATTCTTGAACCAGGACCACCATCAAAAAGTCCTGATTCTTCTGGTGTCTTGTGGGCAACCTTCGATCGTGATTGCCTAACAGCCTGACCTCTTGTTTCAGAATCTTCtctttgatttaaaattttagacTGCCCACCACCTTTGCTCCCAGAAGGCCTAAATCGAATCAAAGAAGATGAATCTTTCACTCTAGCAACCTTTGTATGTGAAGTCACTCCCGCTATAGGATCACTAAGCTCATCACCATTCTGAGAATCCTTCAACTTCCCCTGATCCCCCGACCCCAAAACAAACATGTTTTTACTGCCAGGCAAAGACCTCTTCTcttctgaattatcttgatGCTCACCCCTGCTATTAAATGATATTGACTGGGTTGGGTTACACACTTGATCTTTCAAGGGAACATTTTCAACAGGACCCAGGGGAACATTTTCAACAGGACCCAGGTTAGAATTGGACTCTAACTTGTCAAAAGAACCCCCTTTCGACTCTCCAGTATCATCAACCCTACCCAGACTAGGCATAGCCTTTATCTCTGGTGTAACAAAATCAAAACCCACAGCTTTCTCGATCAAATTCAAAGCTTTTTTCTCCTCAGACTGCTTGCTCTGAGAGGCTGAGGCAGTTGACTGGGAATAAGAGGAGCTTTCAGTATCTTTCTTTTCAGCACTTAGGTCAATGCTCATGTCACTAGCACCACTCCATCTCCTCAAAAGCGTAGTTCCAGATGATGACACGTCAGATGACATCCGCCTCAGTTCAGAAGACTTCCCTACAGTTGGCTTTCCTCCAGATGTCACCTTCTGTTTGTTTTCAAACAAGTTTATCCTATCTTGCACACTAAGACGTCTAGTAGGCTGACTTGCCTGAATTGATAGCTCAGAATTCTGATCAGAAGTTGATGATCTCTCCTCTTTCTTCTCGACAGCTTCCCTCTCGACGCTTGATTCCCTGTTGATGGTGTGACTGCTAGAAACTGAAGGAAGAGGATTGGGCAGCTGACATGTGGCAGGTTGTTCTTGATCGGGTGGTGGAGACGACGGGACATCGTCGACATCAATTGACATGTCCGACCCACACGAAGAACGAATTATTCGATCATCGGACACAGGTCTCCACTGGTTCATTAAGTCCAGCCGCCTCTCACATAGTGATATCAACTTGCAGCATGCTTCACTACACTCAAATACAACTTAAATTTAGttcacaattaaaattaatattttttcacctATAATTTTGTTCACATAAGATATATTTTTTCCTTGTGATCCAGATTAGAATTGATTTAACACTATGACCATATACATAATTCAAGTCTCACAAAGCTAGACCAAAAGCAAACCATATTTAATCTATGTGGGTTCTTAGTTGTTCCTTAATATGTAAAATCAGAAGTTTTCCAAGTACTTACTTCAAACGATGAGCACCAAATTTATCTGCAAACATTTGAAGTTTAGAGACTGTGTCAATATTAaaaccagcagcagcagcacgaGCACAGGCTGTTAATAAGTCCTCCTGAACTGCAACAAGTCTTACATCGATAGCTCTCAAAAGCTCCTTCCTGCAAGGACGTAAATAATCAGAAATGGACAGAAGGACAATTCTATGCACATACATACACAGAGGAAGATAAAGCAGAAAAACCTTCAAAATGGACTTTTGATATGTCAACTATAGTTATAACAGGGACTTCGATCAAAAGTGTTGAAGAAACATATGCTAGTTACAAGAAAAGACAAGCTAAATAATATGTTTCATCTGTGAGAAGCATACCAAGATGAAATCACTTATATGTAGTGCACCATGAAATCAACATCAAAGATCAGTTTAACTTCCTCTATCACAGAGCTAACTATCAAAAATGTAATGAATTATAGCAGGCCACTACAcccaagacagcttaaaccctCAAATTATATTTAGATTGTATACTCAAATTACGAACTTTTCAAGCAAATATTGGACAGCTTAAACCCTCAAATTATATTTAGATTGTATACTCAAATAATCAAATTTACGAACTTTTCAAGCAAATATTGATTGTTAACAGATTCATGCGATCAACCAGACACCTTAGGGACTTCATTATAACTATTCTATGTGCTGAGTTAATGACCGTAAAGGTTAGCTAGCTTACAAAGAAAATGCTCAAAGCTGCCATGAAGTAACAGAAACTAGTGTGGTACAGAGAGATTAATAGTAACAGAAACTAGTGTGGTACAGAGAGATTAATAACATCCATCGATAGAAAGTGATTTCACACATTAGGATTgaatcatcaaaataaattaagCCAAACAGTTAAAAGAATGACGTTATTAAAATGTGAAACAGAGTAAAGAGTTGATACTTTGTAGCATCCTCTGCGGCTGTCGTGCCACCTGGAGCATTTAACAGATCAAGTCATTGATTCAGAGTAACAGACTATTATCATTTCACCAACAAAAAGAAAGGAGCAAAACAATTTGAGAACTCGAGATATGTTACTTGTTTCAAATGCATCTTAACTAACTGAAAAAATTCAAACATCAACtcaattaaactagttggaccaCAATTTCTGAAAGCTCTAGAATCAGCTAGATGAGCCATTCAAATGGGTCCACTTTCACAACCAAAGTGCAGAAAAATAATTTCAGAAGATAGTTACTGGTACGTTGTTCCATGCAACAGGTATCACATGCTCGTGGTTTAAGTAGCCTATAAAAAAAGCCAAAAAGTGTTTTGTTGAGGATAAACCTTCAAAAAAAAGCCAGATACATACTTCAAGGTGCCGTGAAAGAACAAATAACACAAAACAAGGTGTTATCGCTCATTCTTTTGGTTTATCCATGCCTAGAATCAGGCACaatcaagaaaaagaagaaTATTGTATAAAATACATCAAGAATTAGTAATGAAATCCATACCAGAAAGTTGATCTCCAGGTCCCTGATATTAAACAGGGGAAACTTTAGTCATGCTATAGTCACAGAACTACCAGTTGAACCATCTTATCATGCATTAAATAAATACCTGAGAATATATTTTCCGTGCTGCTTCCAATTGTGACATCTCAGAATCAAATGTTACAACCAGTTCCAAAACCTCCGGCGTACTTACAAATCTCACAAACCTAAAAGCATAACAATCATAGATATTGAGcatgaattaataaatttttgaaGCAGCAAATGGCGCTACCTCTCAAGTGTTCCCTTTGTGAACCACACTCCAGCATTTTTTCGTCGTCCAACTTCAAGCTTAACTGACTGTGCAGCAGAAGCGACTTGATCCTCTGCAACCTTCAAATGTGCAACAAAGGGTTTAAGTAATCCTGAAGCGATCTTTTCTGTGCTGCCATTGCTTGAAACAAACAATTCGCATCTGGCAAAAAGAAAGCTCAAAGTAAACAAAACTAAGAAAAGAAACTACCCTTTAACTAGTAAAATTAAACATAGGAACCAGAATCCTGACCTGGAACGCTTTGGAGAGAGCTGAAATAGAGCATAATCTAGAGGTGCATCtgacttcattttttccatcaAGGAGAATACAATGTATTCACCTTACTCTtcttttatataaatattaaatttcatCCCAAAAATTTCGGCATCTCTTAACTATTTCTAAAACCGATTGAATTTAGCACAGCCTGAGGAACCTGCATTTCATGTTTTAAAGTCAAACTACACGCAAAGATGGAAAATCCATTTAAATGAGCACGCAGAAATCTAgagaaagaagaaaaagaagaagattcTCAATAAGGAGAAAAGCAGTACACACAAGTGATCTCATCTCTTCTAATTTACCTCACATTGACCTAAATCAGCATAAAATCAACTACAAACTAAGCGTAAAATCGAAATTCACCCAGATCTGATAATGCCAAAAACCAAATTCATGCTTCAACGTGGGTCCATCCCGACCCGGAATAAGCTCAATCTAAAGCAATGTTCGAACACATTCTACGACAACTAACTCGATCAACCTAAAAACCAGTTAAAttaaacaaacttaaaatctcATACAATGCGAGACAATCGAGCTACCTTTACCGATTTCAAGGCAGAGATCTTCAACTCTCAGCCCCGATTCAAGTGCAGACCCAACTCAACATTTCCATCTGCGGGTAAAATCCCCACCAATGGGTCCAAAAAACAGAAGGGTTTGGGTGGTTTTTTACCCCTCAGTTGGAGAAAGAAAACCCACAAAGGGGAAGCAGAGTTGGTTTATGCTTTACTCCATCTTTAGTAGAAGTGTATTGCAGCGTATCTCCCACTTTCCTTTGCCGTAAATACACACACTGCGTGTATAGAGAGTGAAAAGGAAGAGTCTTTGGGAATGAAAGAAGGTGTAGAACGAGATTTCTACTTTTTTTCCGACAATATTATTTTGGATGACAAAAATTTTGTTCTTTGCTtttcttttgttgtttttgttgttacGGTTTGAAATGAGGATTTTTCGACTGCAAACATGGTTGATGGTTGGACGAGAGAACAGACTGTCACGTGGACTGTTTCGTGCTCCGTCTTGTGAAATCACTAAACTGCCCCTGTGAAGAGTTCTTTTCCCATTTTGTCGACTGGGGACCGTCGGACGACCGACCAGTTATGGTTATTAGTCTCGTGACGCAAGTATTTTTGTTTaaagataaaaatttatatgagacagattttttatttgggttatcaatgaaaaagtattattttttttgctaagagtattactttttattgtgaatatgggtagtgttgatccgtctcacatattatgatccgtgagacggtctcacaggagACACACTcttgttaaaaatattaaaatcaaatttaatataattttcatttttcatgccaaaagaaaaagaaataggGGGCTAAAACAGAAATAGGGGTATTTTAGGGAttctaaaaattatattaagcCATTATTTTATCTATATTATGGCTCAAATATTATATAGTATAGGTCATATCTAACTCGGCCctcaaatatatttatttatatttaaaaataaaattgtaacaAATTGAGTTTGAGTCTGGAAAGACACTTAAAATTAAGTTAATATATTAATAAGATAATGAACTTATAACGAACGACGCACACATTCTGtgtgtaaaataattattattatgtaTATGAATCATGATTATTAATAGATCAAATTGATTCATAAAAAATTTTTCatagtttttaattattattatttggacAACGATCatgtaattatattaaatatatagtttGTAGAGATAATATGTGAGTTATTGAATTTCAAAAGCATATGAAAAACTTTGTTTATCTAAATACATATAATATTTTCGTAAAAACTAATTTGTGTCGCAAAGTTGGAGGACAAAATAAATAGCGTGAAAATAATGTAATTCCGTTTGTGGATTGTACAAATATGGACGGAGCAATTGCATTGAGTATACATGGATCAGTAAATATTGAGATAAATTGTTGTAAATTTACATCTTAAGTGTTTTGTCACAGTTCATATCCTAAATCTTTTAGACgacgataaaaaaaaatcatcatttAAGATAAGATGAAATAAATAGATCTTTTATGAGACGATTTTATGGATATTTATTCGTGAAGTGGGTCAACATTATATCGATATACAGTATAGTAGTTAGCATGTATGTAGATGTAATACCCTTATTCTTGATTTGTTAAAAGGTTTTATATGAATTTCACCGATttttttatctgaattgatttcttGTTATATTTAATTACAATGTCGACGTGTTGGAAACACAAGAGGTGGCTTAATTAATTGTTTCTTAATTAAACGGCATGATAATTGCACCGATTTTCGACAAATTAAAGGGGCAGACCTATTTGGTTTGTCCCTGTCAATCGACATattcaaattaataaattatttaaaaaaaacatccaTAATTACAGTATAATTTCAGGTGTGTATGACTGACTTCCTCATTGGGAAATGACATAATCATGATAAAATATTATTGAAATCAAATAAcagattaaattaataatttgggCCCTCACGTACAAACCCAAATCAGAATTATGTGTCGTGCTTTGCGTGTTTGATTTGTTTGGTATATTATCGGATTGAGTACCAAAAGAAATCGAATAGCCAATTTAGTCCCGAATATTTTGAGTTTTTGCTCTGTCAAGTCATTTCATTAGTTTGAGCTAACGGGAAATTGGACGAGTCGTCTGCACACCTATCGATTCCGGCCTGTCCACGGTGAGCGGCTGCCCCAACACGACGGAGGTGGGTTGATGGTTGTTTTTTGATGACTGATAGCTTTTGGTAGCAAAAATCCACAAGTCCAACTTCTTGCCCTCACGGTAAGCTTGATGTATCTGCCTGAACAAATATTCATTTTCCTTCGCACTCTTTTCCTATAATACCCAATTGCGTCTTAACTGTCGTACCTACTATTTGGCTGGAATTGGATGtcaaaaatttatgatattaatTGTTGAATTATAGATTTGGTTCCACTGCATCGGCATCCATGAACTTTGATGATACCGAAAATTTCTCCGTGTTCGGTTTGATGAGCGTGTTCTTCGAACCTTCAATGTTTGGATCATCTTCCCAAAACCTTGGGGGCTAGGGACGGAGCAATAACCTTAAGAGATTTCTTTATTGGCTGTCCATCGGACTCCATGAGCAACTTTTTCTGTTTTCCCTTAACCTCGGCGTTAGAGGACTTCGAAGAATCCCCGACTTCAGCCTCTCTCCTCTTCATGCTCTTAAAAAAAAGAAGCAAAATAATCAAAAGTCGgagtaatattaatttttaggagAATGAGAGGAAAGAAGATTAAGGAAAATATACCTATGATCCCCTCTACTTCGATCCTCCTCCTTGCCGAACCTAAATCTATAGAGAAAATCATTCTGGATCAAGTCCTTGATGTCAAAACATTTCCCCAAGGTATAGCTAGAGAATGAGTTAGATCAATAACACGGCTAGTTGTCGGTGGATCTG includes:
- the LOC140809763 gene encoding uncharacterized protein; this encodes MEKMKSDAPLDYALFQLSPKRSRCELFVSSNGSTEKIASGLLKPFVAHLKVAEDQVASAAQSVKLEVGRRKNAGVWFTKGTLERFVRFVSTPEVLELVVTFDSEMSQLEAARKIYSQGPGDQLSGGTTAAEDATKKELLRAIDVRLVAVQEDLLTACARAAAAGFNIDTVSKLQMFADKFGAHRLNEACCKLISLCERRLDLMNQWRPVSDDRIIRSSCGSDMSIDVDDVPSSPPPDQEQPATCQLPNPLPSVSSSHTINRESSVEREAVEKKEERSSTSDQNSELSIQASQPTRRLSVQDRINLFENKQKVTSGGKPTVGKSSELRRMSSDVSSSGTTLLRRWSGASDMSIDLSAEKKDTESSSYSQSTASASQSKQSEEKKALNLIEKAVGFDFVTPEIKAMPSLGRVDDTGESKGGSFDKLESNSNLGPVENVPLGPVENVPLKDQVCNPTQSISFNSRGEHQDNSEEKRSLPGSKNMFVLGSGDQGKLKDSQNGDELSDPIAGVTSHTKVARVKDSSSLIRFRPSGSKGGGQSKILNQREDSETRGQAVRQSRSKVAHKTPEESGLFDGGPGSRIRESFAARFKGNGGDSSSAHPDVKSVAEIVGVEKKESDSSKKVTGSSVPSIENSGPRRTKFHKQGLAADPCKKAEIQRDESRSGRIVGPFSGNFLIDTEESFDSFKTPPLEQAERKRQSKGNQELNDELKMKANELEKLFAEHKLRIPGDQSHSGSRGWPTKMQHESTTSLYRSKPVVSIGSQVSDNYPATEPNMISKNTAELDAASLTTSIDNQNYGDALSKEFSELSVSESSRGKFYDRYTEKRDAKLREDWSSNRAEKEARLKSMQDSLERSKSDLKVKFSASEDRQDSVSNSRRRAERLRSFNSRSIMKRKQQYIDIGDGEDDEEALNFSERNHLREDLPLDHVTFVDGASSGAQGKKLLPNNRSLSSSTGTSATLGSRSAIRTSSINSRRRRTQPENPLVQSEPNFSELRKENTKPSSGASKMTRAQVRSYSGSKNTSEEAAAVKDEKSHQSQSLRKSSVNHNESRDVSPLDSDGAVLTAIKFDEEVAKNVAAKPFLRKGSRTSYVARASITKQKASVRSEPIKNEEGNNDSASGTDDLENTGKDEGEEEFETLNAEGNEVLDNEEPRLVMETEKFFDSGSENGDDKMTFSQLDKALGSQLPTIVPSGFHSVESMQDWPGESPMSWKSRIQHSFSYPHDLSDVDASVDSPVGSPASWNSQSLSQVESDAARMRKKWGTAQKPMLVANTSNNLSRKDMTRGFKRFLKFGRKNRGSESLVDWISATTSEGDDDTEDGRDPANRSSEDLRKSRMGFSQAQPTDDSFNEGEFFNEQVQPSQSCIPAPPANFKLREDQMSGSSIKAQRPSFFSLSSFRSKGGDHKA